One segment of Paenibacillus sp. FSL R7-0337 DNA contains the following:
- the pulA gene encoding type I pullulanase, giving the protein MSVQKEMKEPIDYGDPAATSGISVFDRSFDELFSYDGEDLGLTYSASGSAFCLWAPTAQEAELVLYPSWKDAAQRQIPMVRDVRGTWRLSVPGDLDGMFYTYKVRIGDLWNEAVDPYARAVGVNGDRGAILDLRKTDPSRWTQDKPPLADPVDAVIYELHLRDLSVHPASGITHTGQYLGLAEARTRGPEGIATGLDHIGSLGVTHVQLLPIYDYATESVDETLLMEPHYNWGYDPKNYNAPEGSYASDPYVPGLRIRELKTMIQALHDRGLRVIMDVVYNHVYDGFRVNFTKLVPGYYLRYKQDGRLSNGSGCGNDTASERKMMSRFIVESVLYWAKEYHIDGFRFDLMGLHDVGTMNEIRCRLDELDPSIMTIGEGWVMDTELAEELRANQRQANEMPGIGHFNDGFRDAVKGNIFLHDQKGFISGGFGFERNVKAGIAGAIYYGPGLGQYAQEPQQSVNFVECHDNHTLWDKLVLSTAGAEDGQRRAMHHLASAMVLTSQGIPFIHAGQEFLRTKDGVENSYKSPVEVNWLDWERCAEHAESVAYMKQLIALRAAHPAFRLRTAEEIRDHLVFEDAPVQAVAFTLRDHAGGDSAEHLYVLYNANPEGAALMLPELGEWDIVFGEEQISGLEGGILTAAGIGMIVLAVN; this is encoded by the coding sequence TTGTCAGTACAGAAGGAAATGAAGGAACCGATTGATTACGGGGACCCGGCGGCTACCAGCGGAATCTCCGTCTTCGACCGGAGTTTCGATGAGCTGTTCAGCTATGACGGTGAGGATCTTGGCCTAACCTATTCGGCGTCCGGCTCAGCGTTCTGTCTGTGGGCCCCGACGGCCCAGGAAGCGGAGCTGGTGCTCTATCCATCCTGGAAGGATGCTGCGCAGCGGCAGATTCCCATGGTGCGTGACGTCCGGGGAACCTGGAGACTCAGCGTTCCGGGCGATCTGGACGGAATGTTCTACACCTATAAGGTGCGCATCGGTGATCTATGGAATGAAGCAGTGGACCCGTACGCCCGCGCGGTCGGCGTGAACGGGGACAGAGGGGCTATACTGGATCTGCGCAAGACCGATCCCTCGCGCTGGACGCAGGATAAGCCGCCGCTTGCGGACCCGGTGGATGCGGTGATCTATGAGCTTCACCTGCGTGACTTATCGGTTCATCCTGCCAGCGGGATTACGCATACAGGGCAATACCTGGGTCTTGCAGAAGCCCGCACCCGGGGTCCTGAGGGCATTGCCACCGGTCTTGATCATATTGGCAGTCTCGGTGTTACCCATGTGCAGCTGCTGCCTATCTATGATTATGCAACAGAGAGCGTAGATGAGACCCTTCTTATGGAGCCTCATTATAATTGGGGATATGATCCCAAGAACTACAATGCTCCTGAAGGCTCTTATGCGTCAGATCCGTATGTTCCGGGCCTGCGCATCCGGGAGCTGAAGACGATGATTCAGGCACTTCATGACCGCGGCCTGCGTGTGATCATGGATGTGGTCTACAATCATGTGTATGACGGCTTCCGCGTCAATTTCACCAAGCTGGTCCCCGGCTATTATTTGCGGTACAAGCAGGACGGGCGGTTGTCGAACGGCTCAGGCTGCGGGAATGACACTGCCTCTGAGCGGAAGATGATGTCCCGTTTCATCGTGGAGTCCGTGTTGTACTGGGCTAAGGAGTACCATATTGACGGCTTCCGTTTCGATCTGATGGGACTTCATGATGTAGGAACCATGAATGAGATCCGCTGCCGTCTGGATGAGCTGGACCCCTCGATTATGACCATTGGCGAGGGCTGGGTGATGGATACGGAACTGGCAGAAGAGCTGCGGGCCAACCAGCGTCAGGCCAATGAGATGCCGGGCATCGGGCATTTTAATGACGGCTTCCGCGATGCGGTGAAGGGAAACATATTTCTGCATGACCAAAAGGGCTTCATCAGCGGCGGGTTCGGCTTCGAGCGCAATGTGAAGGCAGGCATTGCCGGAGCGATCTACTACGGGCCCGGCCTCGGGCAATACGCCCAGGAGCCGCAGCAGAGTGTGAACTTCGTGGAGTGCCATGACAATCATACATTGTGGGATAAGCTGGTCTTGTCTACGGCTGGAGCAGAAGACGGGCAGCGCCGTGCTATGCACCATCTGGCCTCGGCTATGGTGCTGACGAGTCAAGGGATACCGTTCATTCATGCCGGGCAGGAGTTCCTGCGGACCAAGGATGGTGTGGAGAACAGCTATAAATCGCCAGTGGAAGTGAATTGGCTGGACTGGGAACGCTGCGCGGAGCATGCTGAATCCGTAGCGTACATGAAGCAGCTGATCGCGCTGCGCGCGGCTCACCCCGCCTTCCGGCTGCGTACCGCAGAGGAGATCCGTGACCATCTGGTGTTCGAGGACGCACCGGTGCAGGCGGTGGCCTTCACACTCCGCGATCATGCCGGAGGCGATTCTGCGGAGCATCTGTACGTTCTGTACAATGCCAACCCCGAAGGTGCAGCCCTTATGCTGCCCGAACTGGGCGAATGGGACATTGTATTCGGCGAAGAGCAGATCAGCGGGCTGGAGGGCGGTATTTTAACTGCTGCAGGAATTGGAATGATTGTACTTGCTGTGAACTAA
- a CDS encoding PAS domain S-box protein, whose amino-acid sequence MDNLASNNSILDQAFELSPVGMAVLSPEGGRWMKINPSFCNMLGCTEAEFLSGTLSGAGRELHEQFSIQRIGIELAQQQGQHLQIDQRFSGRDGYPFWLSLTFIPAQEELSGQTVIVYAQDITDRKIADQLTVDSRDLYNLFIKDDQSMISFSLPDGTITFISPSSYSLIGYHPEEIIGRNRAEFYHLDDVEAINSSGGLLKNNISSRRLRHKEGHYLWFETSFHVIRNEKDEITRIMGIGRNVTRRKHSEEALASAQRVARIGSWGWDLLKGRVTFSDELRRILQYSVETGHVNQNAFLTLVHSEDVPILREAVERARGLGEPGNTAFRMILPDGEVLMVHVQWDVIPGPEGRPAQLFGMMQDITERMHMEEQLRESERNFRLMSENSLDLISRHGIEDSIFLYCSPASRSLLGYEPEEMIGTSAYDYLHPDDLEMILNQMAESEDSGLIPPASYRYRHKNGTYVWFETNSRYIFDAQGRKTEIIAVGRDITERKQFESKLQENEQRYKSLFEYNPAAVYSMNLQGDYLTANANLEKLSGYSLEELLGNYFGPLVAGKDIQKTLHHFTLASQGEPQSYDLTLIHKDGHPVEINTINIPIVVDHQVVGVYGISRDITDHIRYTEQIEKLSNDYTLILNAVSEGIFGLDNEGKVTFINPAGAHMLGFECDEITGQPYLYPIQQTALDGNHYRPDESPLMRAVRAGEAHQSLDAVLWRKDGSSFLAEYQVTPLFDKGERKGAVVVFRDTTGEKEIIRAKELAEKADQAKSEFLAIMSHELRTPMNGIMGMTDLLAETELTEEQRGYAQIISDSSASLLYILNEILDFSKIEAGKMTLTHEPVCLAELLDNITELFMPKAREKNIELSCRMAADVPELIMGDAARLRQVLVNLVSNAVKFTETGQVSILLSREYSRGRRKLTLKFSVADTGIGIPPEKQPLLFQSFSQLHPSINRKYGGTGLGLAICKKLVELMGGAITVESVVGEGSNFYFILPVDIELEPEGVWEDTVIVSEPASASERISSPEEGEPASEFGTLRILVAEDHPVNQKLLVTMLDKRGYAADLVDHGEAAVQAVLRERYDLVFMDVQMPGMSGLTATARIREQAPAPHQPYIAAVTAYARKEDRERCYAAGMDDFVSKPFLAADIDRVLEHCSHRVSL is encoded by the coding sequence ATGGATAACTTGGCTAGTAATAACAGCATTCTCGATCAAGCCTTCGAATTATCTCCGGTGGGGATGGCGGTATTGTCTCCGGAAGGAGGCAGATGGATGAAGATTAACCCTTCTTTTTGCAATATGCTGGGCTGCACTGAAGCTGAGTTTCTCTCAGGGACTCTATCGGGGGCGGGGCGGGAATTGCACGAGCAATTCTCTATTCAGCGAATCGGGATAGAGCTTGCACAACAGCAAGGACAGCATCTCCAGATAGATCAGCGGTTCTCCGGCCGTGACGGGTATCCGTTCTGGCTCTCCCTGACCTTCATTCCGGCGCAAGAGGAGCTGTCCGGCCAGACTGTTATTGTATATGCACAGGATATAACAGACCGCAAAATTGCAGATCAGCTAACCGTAGACAGCCGTGATCTGTACAATTTATTCATAAAAGACGATCAGAGCATGATCTCCTTCTCCCTGCCGGACGGGACGATAACGTTCATATCACCGTCCTCCTACTCCCTGATCGGGTATCATCCGGAGGAGATTATCGGCAGGAACCGCGCAGAATTCTATCACCTGGACGATGTTGAGGCTATCAACAGCTCCGGCGGTCTGCTGAAGAACAATATCTCCAGCCGCCGCCTGCGCCATAAGGAGGGTCACTATCTGTGGTTCGAGACCTCCTTCCATGTGATTCGCAATGAGAAGGATGAAATCACACGGATTATGGGAATTGGCCGTAACGTCACCCGGCGCAAGCACAGCGAGGAGGCCCTTGCGTCCGCTCAGCGGGTAGCCAGAATAGGCTCATGGGGCTGGGATCTGCTAAAGGGTAGAGTCACGTTCTCCGATGAGCTGCGGCGTATTCTGCAATACAGTGTGGAGACAGGCCATGTGAATCAGAATGCCTTTCTGACACTGGTCCATTCGGAAGATGTTCCGATTCTGAGGGAGGCCGTCGAACGGGCTAGGGGACTGGGGGAGCCGGGGAATACGGCTTTCCGGATGATTCTGCCGGATGGGGAGGTCCTGATGGTGCATGTCCAGTGGGACGTTATCCCGGGACCGGAAGGCAGGCCAGCCCAGCTGTTCGGCATGATGCAGGATATTACCGAGCGTATGCATATGGAGGAGCAGCTGCGGGAGAGTGAACGGAACTTCCGGCTGATGTCAGAGAATTCCCTTGACCTGATCTCACGCCATGGGATAGAGGATAGCATCTTCCTGTACTGCTCGCCGGCCAGCCGGTCGCTGCTCGGCTATGAGCCTGAAGAGATGATCGGCACCAGTGCCTACGATTATTTGCATCCCGATGATCTGGAAATGATTCTGAATCAGATGGCGGAGAGCGAAGATTCTGGATTGATTCCCCCGGCGTCCTACCGCTATCGCCACAAGAACGGTACCTATGTCTGGTTTGAGACGAACAGCCGTTATATTTTTGATGCGCAGGGCCGGAAGACAGAGATTATTGCGGTAGGACGTGACATTACTGAACGCAAGCAATTCGAATCGAAGCTGCAGGAGAATGAGCAACGCTACAAATCCCTGTTCGAGTATAATCCGGCGGCGGTGTATTCCATGAATCTGCAGGGGGATTATCTGACGGCGAATGCCAATCTGGAGAAGCTGAGCGGCTACTCGCTGGAGGAGCTGCTGGGGAATTATTTTGGACCGCTGGTCGCTGGCAAAGATATTCAGAAGACGCTGCATCATTTCACCCTTGCCAGCCAGGGGGAGCCGCAGAGCTATGATCTGACGCTGATTCACAAAGACGGGCACCCGGTGGAGATCAATACGATTAATATTCCAATTGTTGTAGATCATCAGGTGGTAGGGGTGTATGGAATTTCCCGCGATATCACAGATCATATCAGGTACACGGAGCAGATCGAGAAGCTGAGCAATGATTACACTCTGATCCTCAATGCCGTGTCCGAAGGGATATTCGGTCTGGACAACGAGGGGAAGGTCACCTTTATTAATCCTGCGGGGGCGCATATGCTGGGCTTCGAATGTGATGAGATTACCGGGCAACCTTACCTGTACCCTATCCAGCAGACCGCGCTCGACGGCAACCATTACCGGCCGGATGAGTCTCCGCTGATGCGGGCAGTCCGGGCAGGAGAAGCCCACCAGAGTCTGGATGCGGTGCTGTGGCGCAAGGACGGCTCCAGCTTCCTGGCCGAGTACCAGGTTACCCCTCTGTTCGACAAGGGTGAGCGCAAGGGTGCGGTCGTTGTCTTCCGTGATACTACCGGGGAGAAGGAGATTATCAGAGCCAAGGAGCTGGCGGAGAAAGCCGACCAGGCCAAATCGGAATTCCTTGCCATCATGAGCCATGAGCTGCGTACACCGATGAACGGAATTATGGGTATGACCGATCTGCTGGCTGAGACGGAATTGACGGAAGAACAGCGTGGATATGCGCAGATTATCAGCGATAGCAGTGCATCCCTGTTATATATTCTTAATGAAATTCTGGATTTCAGCAAAATCGAGGCCGGTAAAATGACGCTTACCCACGAACCGGTATGTCTGGCGGAATTGCTCGACAATATTACGGAGCTGTTCATGCCGAAGGCCCGTGAAAAGAATATAGAATTGTCCTGCCGCATGGCTGCGGATGTGCCGGAGCTGATTATGGGAGATGCGGCCCGGCTGCGCCAGGTGCTGGTGAATCTCGTCAGCAATGCCGTGAAATTCACCGAGACGGGACAGGTCTCCATTCTGCTGAGCAGAGAATATAGCAGGGGCCGCAGGAAGCTGACGCTCAAATTCAGCGTGGCCGATACAGGCATTGGCATCCCTCCTGAGAAGCAGCCGCTGCTGTTCCAGTCCTTTTCGCAGCTGCACCCGTCTATTAACCGCAAGTATGGGGGAACCGGACTGGGTCTGGCGATCTGCAAAAAGCTGGTGGAGCTGATGGGCGGTGCCATCACTGTGGAGAGCGTAGTCGGGGAAGGATCTAATTTCTATTTCATCCTGCCTGTAGATATAGAGCTGGAACCGGAAGGCGTCTGGGAGGATACGGTGATCGTCTCTGAACCAGCGTCGGCCTCTGAACGGATTAGCAGCCCGGAAGAAGGCGAACCCGCCTCTGAATTTGGGACTCTGCGTATATTGGTGGCGGAGGATCATCCGGTGAATCAGAAGCTGCTGGTGACTATGCTGGACAAAAGAGGCTATGCCGCCGATCTGGTCGATCATGGCGAAGCGGCGGTGCAGGCAGTGCTCCGTGAGCGGTATGATCTGGTATTCATGGATGTTCAGATGCCGGGGATGAGCGGGCTTACGGCAACGGCCAGAATCCGCGAACAGGCCCCTGCTCCGCACCAGCCGTATATTGCAGCCGTGACAGCGTATGCCAGAAAAGAGGACCGGGAGCGCTGCTATGCTGCGGGCATGGATGACTTTGTCAGCAAGCCGTTCCTGGCTGCCGATATTGACCGGGTGCTGGAGCATTGCAGCCATAGGGTATCCCTATGA
- a CDS encoding TetR/AcrR family transcriptional regulator, with protein sequence MAAKEDKKQKIMESALTLFAENDYYRTTTAMVAKSAGVTQPYIFHFFDNKEDLYIAVLKHAYDRIHDTFMEVEAPADQLVGAMGSSFFNLMETHRSEVLMVMQAYTISEAGIKQHSAKLYKTIFDEVTAKFQKAGLPNAEENTIRFMSMGLLVTLSEVLDLSEIKQSILMTKN encoded by the coding sequence ATGGCAGCAAAGGAAGATAAGAAGCAAAAAATTATGGAAAGTGCCTTGACCTTATTTGCAGAAAATGACTACTACAGGACAACAACCGCCATGGTAGCTAAATCAGCGGGAGTTACACAGCCCTACATCTTTCATTTTTTTGACAACAAAGAAGACTTATATATAGCAGTGTTAAAACATGCCTACGATCGGATTCATGACACTTTTATGGAAGTCGAGGCACCTGCTGATCAGTTGGTTGGCGCGATGGGCAGCAGTTTTTTCAACTTAATGGAGACACACCGTTCCGAAGTATTAATGGTTATGCAGGCTTATACCATCTCGGAAGCGGGGATCAAACAACATTCTGCTAAGCTCTATAAGACTATTTTTGATGAAGTGACTGCCAAATTTCAGAAAGCAGGGTTACCCAATGCGGAAGAAAATACGATCCGTTTTATGAGTATGGGGCTGCTGGTCACGTTATCCGAGGTGCTTGATTTATCAGAAATAAAACAATCCATACTAATGACTAAGAATTGA
- a CDS encoding glutamate synthase subunit beta: MGKTTGFIEYQRRTPAECEPLERIKNWNEFSVPMEEEQLREQGARCMDCGTPFCHVGRMLSGMASGCPLHNLIPEWNDMVYRGNWQVALKRLHKTNNFPEFTGRVCPAPCEGSCTVGKNGDSVTIKSIEKAIVDRGFAEGWIVPEPPLTRTGKKVAVVGSGPAGLACAAQLNKAGHSVTVYERADRIGGLLTYGIPNMKLDKKKVQRRVDLLAAEGVTFVTRTEIGRDITAAQLQEEHDAVVLCGGSTKARDLPLEGRGLRGIHQAMEFLTLNTKSLLDSELADGEYLSAAGKDVVVIGGGDTGTDCVATSIRHGCRSVIQLEIMPQSPLTRQPGNPWPEWPKVLKVDYGQQEAASLYEEDPRRYLVNTKRFVGDAGGHVQELHTVRIEWKRTEDGRMAPVEVPGSEEVVQAQLVLLALGFTGPEETVLEQLGVERDERSNVKAEFGAQATNVEGVFTAGDMRRGQSLVVWAINEGRQAAREVDRFLMGSSNLP, encoded by the coding sequence ATGGGTAAAACAACCGGATTTATAGAATATCAGCGGCGCACGCCTGCTGAATGCGAGCCGCTGGAGCGGATTAAGAACTGGAATGAATTCTCGGTTCCGATGGAGGAAGAACAGCTGCGTGAGCAGGGTGCCCGCTGTATGGATTGCGGAACACCGTTCTGCCATGTCGGGCGTATGTTGTCAGGTATGGCCAGTGGCTGTCCGCTGCATAATCTGATTCCAGAGTGGAATGACATGGTCTACCGCGGCAACTGGCAGGTCGCGCTGAAGCGCCTGCATAAGACGAACAATTTCCCCGAATTTACGGGACGCGTCTGCCCTGCGCCTTGTGAAGGCTCTTGCACAGTAGGGAAGAACGGTGATTCGGTAACGATTAAATCGATCGAGAAAGCGATTGTAGATAGAGGGTTCGCGGAAGGCTGGATCGTTCCTGAGCCGCCGCTTACCCGGACAGGCAAGAAGGTTGCCGTCGTAGGCTCCGGCCCTGCCGGGCTTGCCTGCGCTGCCCAACTGAACAAGGCGGGACACAGTGTAACGGTCTATGAGCGGGCTGACCGGATCGGCGGACTGCTGACCTACGGTATTCCGAACATGAAGCTGGATAAGAAGAAGGTGCAGCGCCGGGTAGATCTGCTGGCTGCGGAAGGCGTGACCTTCGTCACCCGGACCGAGATCGGCAGAGATATTACAGCGGCTCAGTTACAGGAGGAACATGATGCAGTGGTTCTCTGCGGCGGATCGACCAAAGCGCGTGATCTGCCGCTCGAAGGCCGCGGGCTGCGCGGCATTCATCAGGCGATGGAGTTCCTGACGCTGAACACGAAGAGCCTGCTGGATTCCGAACTGGCTGACGGAGAGTATCTGTCCGCGGCAGGCAAGGATGTTGTCGTCATCGGCGGCGGAGATACGGGGACGGACTGTGTAGCCACTTCGATCCGCCACGGCTGCCGCAGTGTGATCCAACTGGAGATTATGCCGCAGTCACCGTTGACCCGCCAGCCGGGGAACCCGTGGCCGGAATGGCCGAAGGTGCTGAAGGTGGACTACGGACAGCAGGAGGCGGCTTCGTTATATGAAGAAGATCCGCGCCGCTATTTGGTCAATACCAAGCGCTTCGTGGGCGATGCTGGCGGGCATGTGCAGGAGCTGCATACAGTGCGTATTGAATGGAAGCGTACGGAAGACGGGCGGATGGCCCCGGTAGAAGTGCCGGGCAGCGAAGAGGTTGTTCAGGCGCAGCTCGTGCTGCTGGCGCTGGGCTTCACCGGACCGGAAGAGACGGTGCTGGAACAGCTTGGCGTGGAGCGCGATGAGCGCTCCAACGTGAAGGCAGAGTTCGGCGCGCAGGCAACGAATGTGGAGGGCGTCTTCACCGCCGGTGACATGCGGCGCGGCCAGAGTCTTGTAGTGTGGGCGATTAACGAGGGCCGCCAGGCTGCCCGCGAGGTAGACCGCTTCCTGATGGGCTCGTCCAATCTGCCTTGA
- a CDS encoding permease prefix domain 1-containing protein, which yields MDTIIGYLNNMFASLPRTEQMFMLKQELLGNMEEKYHELKSEGKSENEAVGIVISEFGNIDELVSELGLGEVRKEEGLGLPMLDELAVEGFIAAKKRSGLLVGWGVGLIMLGAALLILISGLGENGFMDSVFSEDAMSMIGLVSLLLLLVPAIALFIYSGTKMEKYKYLESGFSLPYPLEAYIEQRQSAFAATYTLSLIMGVGLCVLSPIAIFVTSAFGDEYSSYGVAVLLTIVAVAVFLFVYYGNIRGAYQRLLKTGDFSEAKKEEDRFVGAVAAVIWPLVTCVFLVSGFVFDQWEINWIVFPLTGILFGVFSSVYNMFKKKDAA from the coding sequence TTGGATACCATCATTGGATACTTGAACAATATGTTCGCATCTTTGCCCAGAACAGAACAGATGTTTATGCTGAAGCAGGAGCTGCTTGGCAACATGGAGGAGAAATACCATGAACTGAAGAGTGAAGGGAAGTCGGAGAATGAGGCGGTCGGCATCGTCATTTCCGAATTCGGAAACATTGATGAGCTGGTAAGCGAGCTGGGGCTTGGAGAGGTTCGTAAGGAGGAAGGACTAGGGCTGCCCATGTTGGATGAGCTTGCTGTAGAGGGATTTATCGCTGCCAAAAAAAGATCCGGCCTGCTCGTAGGCTGGGGTGTAGGGCTGATTATGCTAGGCGCTGCTCTGCTTATCCTGATCTCAGGTCTGGGGGAGAACGGGTTCATGGACTCTGTATTCTCTGAGGATGCGATGAGCATGATCGGGCTGGTCTCCCTGTTACTGCTCCTCGTTCCTGCTATCGCGTTATTCATCTACAGTGGCACGAAAATGGAGAAATACAAATATTTGGAGTCCGGGTTCAGTCTGCCGTATCCGCTGGAGGCATATATTGAGCAGAGACAGTCGGCTTTTGCCGCCACCTATACGTTGTCGCTAATTATGGGTGTCGGTTTATGCGTATTGTCGCCGATTGCCATCTTTGTAACTTCTGCATTCGGAGATGAATACAGCTCCTACGGGGTAGCCGTTCTGTTGACTATAGTGGCTGTAGCCGTGTTCCTCTTCGTGTATTACGGGAATATCCGGGGGGCTTATCAGAGACTGCTGAAGACCGGGGATTTTAGTGAAGCGAAGAAGGAGGAGGACCGGTTTGTCGGTGCGGTTGCCGCTGTGATCTGGCCGCTGGTTACTTGTGTTTTTCTGGTGAGCGGTTTTGTGTTCGACCAGTGGGAGATCAACTGGATCGTCTTCCCGTTAACTGGCATTCTGTTCGGGGTGTTCAGCTCGGTCTACAATATGTTCAAGAAAAAAGATGCTGCCTGA
- a CDS encoding NUDIX domain-containing protein — MANYIKQIRALVGTHPIIMAGACVILLDPHGRLLLQQRTDNGMWGLPGGSMEPGEEMIEVAKRELLEEVGLEALGLELLDLFSGPELYYRYPNGDEVHNVVAAYLCKGYRGTIRGDGDEVQDIQFFELDQLPSHISPPDRPIISRFLRDQV, encoded by the coding sequence ATGGCCAATTATATTAAACAAATCCGCGCCTTAGTCGGAACTCATCCCATCATTATGGCAGGAGCTTGTGTGATTTTGTTGGACCCCCATGGGCGATTATTATTGCAACAGAGAACAGATAACGGCATGTGGGGATTGCCTGGAGGTTCTATGGAGCCGGGGGAAGAGATGATAGAGGTTGCTAAGCGGGAGCTTTTGGAGGAGGTAGGATTAGAGGCGTTAGGCTTAGAGCTACTGGATTTATTTTCTGGGCCGGAATTGTATTACCGGTATCCCAATGGAGACGAAGTACATAACGTTGTTGCAGCATATCTGTGCAAGGGTTACCGGGGAACCATTAGAGGAGACGGAGATGAGGTGCAGGATATTCAGTTTTTTGAGCTAGATCAACTGCCAAGTCACATAAGCCCTCCAGACCGGCCCATCATATCAAGGTTTCTAAGAGATCAGGTGTAG
- a CDS encoding PadR family transcriptional regulator, producing MISSDVIRGYNDTMILYMLLDGESYGYEISKNIRKLSDEKYIMKETTLYSAFTRLEKNGYIDSFYLDETFGKRRTYYRITPLGLAYYRAKCEEWQVTQEVINKFIKEL from the coding sequence TTGATCAGCAGTGATGTGATTAGGGGATACAACGACACGATGATCCTCTACATGCTTCTGGACGGGGAGTCTTACGGCTATGAGATTTCCAAGAATATACGGAAGCTATCGGATGAGAAATACATTATGAAGGAGACCACACTCTATTCGGCATTCACCCGGCTGGAGAAGAACGGTTATATCGATTCCTTCTATCTGGATGAGACATTTGGCAAAAGACGCACCTACTACCGCATCACTCCCCTGGGCCTGGCCTACTACCGGGCAAAATGCGAAGAATGGCAGGTAACGCAGGAAGTTATCAACAAATTCATAAAGGAGCTGTGA
- the yfcE gene encoding phosphodiesterase produces MKLMFISDIHGSLYWLEQALAKAEEEQPHTLVILGDFLYHGPRNPLPEGYNPQGVADRLNAYSESGKSLAAVRGNCDAEVDQMLLHFPMMGDYVLILHEGRKIFATHGHGFSIDNLPALTSQDVFIQGHTHLPVAEAKDGITLLNPGSIALPKENNPNSYGILENGEFSIKDFEGNIIKRITL; encoded by the coding sequence ATGAAACTGATGTTTATTTCCGATATTCACGGATCACTGTACTGGCTGGAACAGGCGCTGGCGAAGGCGGAGGAGGAGCAGCCGCACACGCTGGTTATTCTGGGGGATTTCCTGTATCACGGACCGAGGAATCCGCTGCCGGAGGGGTATAATCCGCAGGGGGTCGCCGACAGGCTGAATGCTTACAGCGAATCGGGCAAATCACTGGCGGCGGTAAGAGGTAACTGTGATGCCGAGGTGGATCAGATGCTGCTGCACTTCCCGATGATGGGCGACTATGTGCTGATTCTACATGAAGGCCGCAAAATCTTCGCCACTCACGGGCATGGCTTCAGCATCGACAATTTACCGGCGCTCACCTCGCAGGATGTGTTCATTCAGGGGCATACGCATCTGCCTGTGGCAGAGGCGAAGGACGGCATTACCCTGCTCAACCCCGGATCGATCGCGCTGCCCAAGGAGAACAATCCGAATTCCTATGGCATTCTGGAGAACGGGGAGTTCAGCATTAAGGATTTTGAGGGGAATATAATCAAGCGTATCACTCTGTAA
- a CDS encoding C39 family peptidase has translation MSRKPSGERLKAKAYTQWETGVASPSSACGPATMAALVEYWHSHRGRTFIPGIRHFDSMAAHINYIYAHHGGTPWGMSTRSFVRGLRAYIGAALPPLSNRSGLIKVSVFNDIGRYRAEIDAGRPVALKFDKWFSLRWRGRYAYDYHWVLGIGYEDEEDGSCKLVVHDNGVRHPGGGYTPGRERQISYSANKRILTMVSLNLPESPDVQ, from the coding sequence ATGAGCCGGAAGCCTTCCGGGGAGCGCCTGAAGGCGAAGGCGTATACACAGTGGGAGACAGGCGTAGCCTCGCCTTCCTCAGCCTGCGGGCCGGCAACCATGGCCGCCCTCGTGGAATATTGGCATTCGCATAGGGGCCGGACGTTTATTCCGGGGATCCGTCATTTTGATTCCATGGCCGCGCATATTAACTACATCTACGCCCATCATGGCGGGACGCCCTGGGGCATGAGCACACGCAGCTTTGTCAGAGGCCTCCGGGCGTACATCGGCGCAGCCCTGCCGCCTTTAAGTAACCGCTCCGGCCTGATTAAGGTATCCGTGTTCAATGATATCGGGCGCTACCGGGCCGAGATTGATGCCGGGCGTCCGGTCGCGCTCAAATTCGACAAGTGGTTCAGCCTCCGCTGGCGCGGAAGATATGCGTATGATTATCATTGGGTGCTGGGAATCGGCTATGAGGATGAAGAGGACGGCTCCTGCAAGCTGGTTGTCCATGACAACGGGGTGCGGCATCCGGGCGGCGGTTATACTCCGGGCAGAGAACGGCAGATCTCTTATTCAGCGAATAAAAGAATACTTACGATGGTATCGCTCAACCTGCCGGAATCTCCAGATGTGCAGTAA